The Hymenobacter sp. DG01 genome has a segment encoding these proteins:
- a CDS encoding family 43 glycosylhydrolase encodes MILPSKSHLVATLALGLLGACQSANTSVSTPTSTTAETVAEAELPALPIVNPVLAGDFPDPSITKVGDTYWATATSSNWGPAFPLLKSTNLTDWELVGHVFPNELPDWADYYFWAPEISEENGKIYVYYTAHKKGGNLAVGVAVADNPAGPYRDLGPLVAQKDGSIDGFPMRDEKDELYLIWKEDGNSVGQPTPIWAQRLNEEHTALIGEKKELFRNTVPWEGNLVEGVSMVKRNDYYYAFYAGNGCCGHNCTYGIGIARSKSLLGPWEKYEKNPILTKNEKWACPGHGTVFNRGNRWYMLHHAYDTRSFEFVGRQGVVSEFTWNAEGWPEFRSGGTVPDKGTPPAVARSFTDEFDQATLQPSWQWPVQERPTVAVQGGQLRLTARPEHSGAVLGQHTTTADYTATTTLLNPAKLPAGTLAGIAAHGDPENTLALTVGGGKLQLWQLEKGKQKTLGEARLPNATTALTLRMQAQNGNLFRFGWSTDGGKTWQSLPGQSAPINGTYLPPWDRGVRAGVLVKGPATATVSFENFSLQSQVITAQSGGNAPDGKQ; translated from the coding sequence ATGATCCTACCTTCCAAATCCCACTTGGTTGCCACCCTGGCCCTGGGCTTGCTCGGGGCCTGCCAGAGCGCCAACACCAGCGTCAGCACTCCCACGTCCACCACCGCCGAAACGGTAGCCGAGGCCGAACTGCCGGCTCTTCCCATTGTGAACCCCGTGCTGGCCGGCGACTTTCCGGACCCGTCCATCACCAAAGTCGGCGACACGTACTGGGCTACGGCTACCTCCTCCAACTGGGGGCCGGCGTTTCCGCTGCTCAAATCCACTAACCTTACCGACTGGGAGCTGGTAGGCCACGTTTTTCCGAATGAGTTGCCTGACTGGGCCGACTACTACTTCTGGGCCCCGGAAATCAGCGAGGAAAACGGCAAGATTTACGTGTATTACACGGCCCACAAGAAGGGTGGTAACCTGGCCGTGGGCGTGGCCGTGGCCGACAACCCCGCCGGCCCGTACCGCGACCTGGGCCCGCTGGTAGCTCAGAAGGATGGCTCGATTGACGGCTTCCCGATGCGTGACGAGAAGGACGAGCTGTACCTGATCTGGAAGGAAGACGGCAACAGCGTTGGGCAGCCTACCCCCATCTGGGCCCAGCGCCTCAACGAGGAGCACACCGCCCTGATCGGGGAGAAAAAAGAGCTGTTCCGCAACACAGTGCCCTGGGAGGGCAACCTGGTGGAGGGCGTGAGCATGGTGAAGCGCAACGACTACTACTACGCCTTTTATGCCGGTAACGGCTGCTGCGGCCACAACTGCACCTATGGCATTGGCATAGCGCGCTCCAAAAGCCTGCTGGGGCCCTGGGAGAAATACGAGAAGAACCCCATCCTAACCAAAAACGAGAAGTGGGCCTGCCCCGGCCACGGCACCGTGTTCAACCGCGGCAACCGCTGGTACATGCTGCACCACGCCTACGACACCCGCAGCTTCGAGTTTGTGGGCCGGCAGGGGGTAGTAAGCGAGTTTACCTGGAATGCCGAGGGCTGGCCGGAGTTCCGCAGCGGCGGCACCGTGCCCGATAAAGGCACGCCCCCGGCCGTGGCCCGCAGTTTCACCGATGAGTTCGACCAGGCTACCCTGCAGCCCTCCTGGCAGTGGCCTGTGCAGGAGCGGCCCACCGTGGCCGTGCAAGGCGGCCAGCTGCGCCTGACGGCCCGCCCCGAACACAGCGGCGCCGTGCTCGGCCAGCACACCACCACCGCTGACTACACCGCTACTACTACCCTGCTCAACCCCGCCAAGCTCCCGGCCGGCACCCTGGCCGGCATTGCCGCCCACGGCGACCCGGAAAACACCCTGGCCCTCACGGTGGGGGGCGGCAAGCTGCAGCTCTGGCAGCTGGAGAAAGGCAAGCAAAAGACTCTCGGCGAAGCCAGACTGCCCAACGCCACTACGGCCCTGACCTTGCGGATGCAGGCCCAGAACGGCAACCTGTTCCGCTTCGGCTGGAGCACCGACGGGGGCAAAACCTGGCAGAGCCTACCCGGCCAGAGCGCGCCCATCAATGGCACCTACCTGCCGCCCTGGGACCGGGGCGTGCGGGCCGGCGTGCTGGTCAAGGGGCCCGCTACGGCTACCGTATCGTTTGAAAACTTCAGCCTGCAAAGCCAGGTAATTACGGCTCAGTCTGGTGGTAATGCCCCGGATGGTAAGCAGTAG
- a CDS encoding carboxypeptidase-like regulatory domain-containing protein: MWLLLLLTGLRVGSAQAQIRVTGSISDASTRKPVPGASVVVQRTRQGVVANQEGDFNISANSTDTLIFRAVGFKAQRLPLGGSGLSQLIVQIKLLQDTVMLGEVRVTEGRPDRATINKALRNIKRPSTAPTSYVKRPPAPKPMFPVDSAAPKAPTPTIGSPISLIYEQFSRAGKERRKMAEIQAEEAAAKAAEQARKARIQYNKNFKDNRGYE, encoded by the coding sequence GTGTGGTTGTTGCTTCTGCTGACGGGGCTGCGGGTGGGCAGTGCCCAGGCGCAGATCCGGGTGACGGGCAGCATTTCCGATGCCAGCACCCGCAAGCCCGTGCCCGGAGCCTCGGTGGTGGTGCAGCGCACCCGCCAAGGGGTAGTAGCCAACCAGGAGGGCGACTTCAACATTTCGGCCAACAGTACCGACACCTTGATTTTCCGGGCCGTGGGCTTTAAGGCCCAGCGCCTGCCGCTGGGGGGCTCGGGCCTTTCTCAGCTCATCGTGCAGATTAAGCTGCTCCAGGACACGGTGATGCTGGGCGAAGTGCGGGTAACCGAAGGCCGCCCCGACCGCGCTACTATCAACAAGGCCCTGCGCAACATCAAGCGGCCCAGCACTGCGCCCACCAGCTATGTGAAGCGCCCGCCCGCGCCCAAACCCATGTTCCCCGTCGATTCGGCGGCGCCCAAGGCGCCTACCCCTACCATAGGCAGCCCCATCAGCCTGATTTACGAGCAGTTTTCCAGAGCCGGTAAGGAGCGCCGCAAAATGGCCGAAATTCAGGCTGAGGAAGCCGCTGCTAAAGCGGCCGAACAAGCCCGCAAAGCCCGCATCCAGTACAATAAGAACTTCAAGGACAACCGGGGGTATGAGTAG
- the uvsE gene encoding UV DNA damage repair endonuclease UvsE → MRIGYPCVNESLDCTSTSTFRLASYSDERVELAVANNLACLQRILVWNVSQHLLFFRIGSGIVPFGSHPVNTFPWQTRFAEEFRSVGDYIKANGMRVSFHPDQFVVLNSPDAGIVERSIQELVYQGSMLDLMGLDSTHKLQIHVGGLYNDRELAISRFIATYHTLPEAVRARLVIENDDRLFSLQDCLRVHNAVGIPILFDNFHHECLNNGEPMSEALRMAAATWHPTRDGIMMMDYSSQAPGERRGKHTASLVEELFQGFLQELGDLDVDIMLEIKDKEASAGRACLMLRDLGRIVALTA, encoded by the coding sequence ATGAGAATAGGCTATCCTTGCGTCAACGAGTCGTTAGACTGCACTTCTACCAGCACTTTCCGGCTGGCTTCCTACTCCGATGAGCGGGTAGAGTTGGCCGTAGCGAATAATCTGGCCTGCCTGCAGCGCATTCTGGTGTGGAATGTGTCTCAGCACCTGCTGTTTTTCCGCATAGGCTCGGGCATTGTACCCTTTGGCTCCCACCCCGTCAATACCTTTCCTTGGCAGACGCGCTTCGCCGAGGAATTCCGCAGCGTGGGCGACTACATCAAGGCCAACGGCATGCGCGTGTCCTTCCACCCCGACCAGTTTGTGGTGCTCAACTCCCCCGACGCGGGCATTGTGGAGCGCAGCATTCAGGAACTGGTGTACCAGGGCTCCATGCTGGATCTGATGGGCCTGGACAGCACGCACAAGCTGCAGATTCATGTGGGCGGCCTCTACAACGACCGGGAGCTGGCCATTTCCCGCTTTATTGCTACCTACCATACCCTGCCCGAAGCCGTGCGGGCCCGCCTCGTCATCGAGAACGACGACCGGCTGTTTAGCCTGCAGGACTGCCTGCGGGTGCACAACGCGGTAGGGATTCCCATTCTGTTCGACAACTTCCACCACGAGTGCCTCAACAACGGGGAGCCCATGTCGGAGGCCCTACGCATGGCTGCCGCTACCTGGCACCCCACCCGCGACGGGATAATGATGATGGACTACAGCTCGCAGGCGCCCGGCGAGCGGCGCGGCAAGCATACGGCCTCGCTGGTAGAAGAGCTGTTCCAGGGCTTTCTGCAGGAGCTCGGCGACCTGGACGTGGACATCATGCTCGAAATCAAAGACAAGGAGGCCAGTGCCGGCCGGGCCTGCCTTATGCTCCGCGACCTGGGCCGCATCGTAGCGCTAACCGCTTAA
- a CDS encoding family 43 glycosylhydrolase, translating into MLLLRSSFWASLLLAGTLACSKSSAPPTVSPPPPTVPTATSFTNPLLTVGPDPWVIRRGDTYYYMHTTGGNLVIRKTAKMSELGSAVSTVVWSPQQVGSNQREIWAPELHFLDGKWYIYYSANPQCCGGHRIFVLENSSPDPTTGTWVDKGRIAVPGQDLWAIDGTVLEQNGKRYLLWSGHEVAESEVQRLYISEMSNPWTLVGPRVELSHPEYAWERNGNPPVNEGPQILKHADKTFVVYSASHCSTDDYALGLLTASNTADPMQLSSWKKSATPVFVKNPAGQAYGPGHNSFFQSKDGTEDWIIYHANPQPGQGCGDNRSPRMQKFTWKADGTPDFGTPVAVGTALPRPAGE; encoded by the coding sequence ATGCTCTTACTTCGTTCTTCCTTCTGGGCTTCCCTGCTGCTGGCGGGCACCCTGGCCTGCTCCAAGTCGTCGGCGCCGCCCACCGTGAGCCCGCCGCCTCCCACGGTTCCTACCGCTACCAGCTTCACCAACCCCCTGCTGACGGTGGGGCCCGACCCGTGGGTAATCCGGCGCGGCGACACGTACTACTACATGCACACCACCGGGGGCAACCTCGTTATTCGCAAAACCGCGAAGATGTCGGAGCTGGGCTCGGCGGTAAGCACCGTGGTATGGTCGCCCCAGCAGGTGGGCTCAAACCAGCGCGAAATCTGGGCGCCGGAACTGCATTTCCTCGATGGCAAGTGGTACATCTACTACTCAGCCAACCCCCAGTGCTGCGGCGGACACCGCATTTTCGTGCTGGAAAACAGCAGCCCCGACCCCACTACCGGTACCTGGGTGGACAAGGGCCGCATTGCCGTGCCCGGCCAAGATTTGTGGGCCATTGATGGCACCGTGCTGGAGCAGAACGGCAAGCGCTACCTGCTGTGGTCGGGCCATGAGGTAGCCGAAAGCGAGGTGCAGCGCCTGTATATCTCGGAAATGAGCAACCCTTGGACCCTGGTAGGGCCACGGGTAGAGCTTTCGCACCCCGAGTACGCCTGGGAGCGGAACGGCAACCCGCCCGTAAACGAAGGCCCCCAGATTCTGAAGCACGCCGATAAAACCTTTGTGGTGTACTCGGCCAGCCACTGCAGCACCGACGACTACGCCCTGGGCTTGCTCACGGCTTCTAACACCGCCGACCCCATGCAACTCAGCTCCTGGAAGAAATCGGCTACCCCCGTATTCGTGAAAAACCCGGCTGGCCAGGCCTACGGACCGGGCCACAACAGCTTCTTCCAGTCGAAGGACGGTACCGAGGACTGGATTATTTACCACGCCAACCCCCAGCCCGGCCAGGGCTGCGGCGACAACCGGAGCCCGCGCATGCAGAAGTTTACCTGGAAAGCCGACGGCACTCCTGACTTCGGGACGCCGGTAGCCGTGGGCACGGCTCTGCCCCGGCCGGCCGGCGAGTAG
- a CDS encoding aldose epimerase family protein yields MRNLSRNGALLGLLALAACNPSTSSSSEQTAGSGSTAASADSTQPTAMPTSSSFGKTPDGAEAQLYTLTNAHGLKATITTYGGTLTSLLTPDKNGQLGDVVLGFDNVEGYTSPAYLEAGPYFGALIGRYGNRIKGGKFTLGGQQYTLAQNNGPNHLHGGKRGFDKVIWQAEPGTSADGQTLTLTYTSKDGEEGYPGNLTVKVVYTLTNDDALRLDYTATTDKATPLNLTNHSYFNLNHGQAKNALDHVLTLKADRFTVVDTTLIPTGELRSVEGTPMDFRQPHAIGERIKQVPGAAPGGYDHNWVLADRQRTQPELAATVYEPVSGRTMEMLTDQPGVQFYSGNFLKGTLTGKGNTAYPQHYGFCLETQHFPDSPNQPKFPSTILEPGQTFRSITEYRFGVRK; encoded by the coding sequence ATGCGCAACCTCTCCCGGAACGGGGCGTTACTCGGCCTGCTGGCGCTGGCCGCCTGCAACCCTTCCACCTCCTCTTCCTCCGAGCAGACTGCCGGCTCCGGCTCCACGGCTGCATCTGCTGATTCTACGCAACCAACCGCTATGCCTACCTCTTCCTCGTTCGGCAAAACTCCTGATGGCGCCGAAGCCCAGCTCTACACGCTCACGAATGCCCACGGCCTGAAGGCCACCATTACCACCTACGGCGGCACGCTCACCAGCCTGCTCACCCCCGATAAAAACGGCCAGCTCGGCGACGTGGTGCTGGGCTTCGACAACGTGGAAGGCTACACCAGCCCCGCCTACCTGGAGGCCGGTCCGTATTTCGGGGCCCTCATTGGACGCTACGGCAACCGCATCAAGGGCGGCAAGTTTACCCTTGGGGGGCAGCAGTACACCCTGGCCCAGAACAACGGCCCCAACCACCTGCACGGCGGTAAGCGCGGCTTCGATAAAGTGATATGGCAGGCTGAGCCCGGCACTTCGGCCGATGGGCAAACCCTCACGCTTACCTACACCAGCAAAGACGGCGAGGAAGGCTACCCCGGCAACCTGACGGTGAAGGTGGTGTACACCCTTACCAACGACGACGCCCTGCGCCTCGACTACACCGCCACCACCGACAAGGCTACCCCCCTCAACCTCACCAACCACAGCTACTTCAACCTCAACCACGGCCAGGCCAAAAACGCCCTCGACCATGTGCTGACCCTGAAGGCCGACCGGTTCACGGTGGTGGATACTACCCTGATTCCGACCGGCGAGCTGCGTTCGGTAGAAGGCACTCCCATGGATTTCCGCCAGCCCCACGCCATTGGCGAGCGAATCAAGCAGGTGCCCGGCGCCGCGCCCGGTGGCTACGACCACAACTGGGTGCTGGCCGACCGGCAGCGCACCCAGCCCGAGTTGGCAGCCACCGTGTACGAGCCGGTTTCGGGCCGTACCATGGAAATGCTGACGGACCAGCCCGGCGTGCAGTTCTACTCCGGTAACTTCCTCAAGGGCACGCTCACGGGCAAGGGCAACACGGCCTACCCCCAGCACTACGGTTTCTGCTTGGAAACCCAGCATTTCCCCGATTCGCCTAACCAGCCCAAGTTCCCGAGCACTATTCTGGAGCCCGGCCAGACGTTCCGCTCCATCACGGAGTACCGTTTCGGGGTGCGCAAATAG
- the radC gene encoding DNA repair protein RadC: MQEFDNLTGNLSESATPEPTPNRYETPSSFGIKSWAEEDRPREKLLQKGRAALSDAELMAILLGSGTAKLSAVDVAKLVLNAAGNDLNQLARFSVKELMRQKGIGEAKAITIVAALELGRRRKEADAPARPTITNSRDIYRVVRPYLQDLPHEEFWVVLLNRANVVMRTVAVSRGGVAGTVADPKLIFKEALEQLASSIILVHNHPSGNRNPSAADIALTRKLREAGQFLDLPILDHLIYTDAGYFSFADEGML, from the coding sequence ATGCAAGAGTTTGACAATCTGACGGGAAATCTATCTGAATCCGCTACCCCCGAGCCTACTCCCAACCGTTACGAAACCCCTTCCTCCTTTGGCATCAAGAGCTGGGCCGAGGAAGACCGCCCCCGCGAAAAGCTGCTGCAGAAAGGCCGCGCCGCCCTTTCCGACGCCGAGCTTATGGCCATTCTGCTGGGCTCCGGCACGGCCAAGCTTTCGGCCGTAGATGTGGCCAAGCTGGTGCTGAATGCCGCCGGCAACGACCTCAACCAGCTGGCTCGCTTCTCGGTGAAAGAGTTGATGCGCCAAAAAGGCATTGGCGAGGCCAAGGCCATTACCATTGTGGCCGCCCTGGAGCTGGGCCGCCGCCGCAAGGAGGCCGATGCGCCCGCCCGCCCCACCATCACCAACTCCCGCGACATTTACCGCGTGGTGCGACCCTACCTCCAGGATTTGCCCCACGAAGAGTTTTGGGTGGTGCTTCTGAACCGGGCCAACGTGGTAATGCGCACCGTGGCCGTCAGCCGGGGTGGGGTGGCCGGCACCGTTGCCGACCCCAAGCTGATTTTCAAGGAAGCCCTGGAGCAGCTGGCCTCGTCCATCATCCTCGTTCACAACCACCCCAGCGGCAACCGCAACCCCTCGGCCGCCGATATTGCCCTCACGCGCAAGCTCCGGGAAGCCGGCCAGTTCCTGGACCTGCCCATCCTCGACCACCTGATTTACACCGACGCCGGCTATTTCAGCTTCGCCGACGAGGGTATGCTGTAA
- a CDS encoding metallophosphoesterase: protein MSRSVIPFIFFALVIAGEWYGFQAVRTLVQNSSPATRRLTLAVYWVLTVVIWGLGIWAMSNRRQHASFKSYFGGLLLAMLAAKIVIVIPLLLEDLTRVARWAVQALSGPKGSGEGRAISRSEFLSKAALVVGAVPFVSLIWGMVKGGTDYTVKRVTLRFPNLPASFDGFKLLQISDLHTGSFQSKEPLQRAVALINQQQADLVFMTGDLVNNYAHEVEEHIDTLAGIKSSLPIYSILGNHDYADYVNWAEEGGAEAKTANLARIKQNHAKIGWELLLDEARTVERNGEKIAILGVQNWGARGFAQYGKLDKAHAAADPTAPFKILLSHDPSHWDEQVHGYEDIDLTLSGHTHGMQFGVNLPFLKWSPVQYAYKQWAGLYQRGRQYLYVNAGLGFIGYHGRVGFLPEITVFELRRA, encoded by the coding sequence ATGTCAAGATCCGTCATTCCCTTCATTTTTTTCGCGCTGGTAATTGCCGGCGAGTGGTACGGTTTTCAGGCCGTACGCACGCTGGTTCAGAACTCCTCCCCCGCTACGCGCCGCCTTACCCTGGCCGTGTATTGGGTCCTGACGGTGGTTATCTGGGGCCTGGGCATTTGGGCCATGAGCAACCGCCGCCAGCACGCGTCTTTCAAATCGTACTTCGGGGGGCTACTGCTGGCTATGCTGGCCGCCAAAATCGTCATCGTTATTCCGCTGTTGCTCGAAGACCTGACGCGGGTAGCGCGGTGGGCCGTGCAGGCTTTGTCGGGCCCCAAGGGTAGCGGCGAAGGCCGGGCCATTTCGCGCAGTGAGTTTCTAAGCAAAGCTGCCCTGGTAGTGGGAGCCGTGCCCTTTGTGTCCCTGATTTGGGGCATGGTGAAAGGCGGCACCGATTACACCGTGAAGCGTGTGACCTTGCGCTTTCCCAACCTGCCGGCCTCGTTTGACGGGTTCAAGCTGCTCCAGATTTCAGACCTGCACACGGGTTCCTTTCAATCCAAAGAGCCGCTGCAGCGGGCTGTGGCCCTAATCAATCAGCAGCAGGCCGACCTGGTGTTCATGACCGGCGACCTGGTGAATAACTACGCCCATGAGGTGGAGGAACACATTGATACACTGGCCGGCATCAAGTCCAGCCTGCCCATCTATTCTATTCTCGGCAACCACGACTACGCCGACTACGTGAACTGGGCGGAGGAAGGCGGTGCCGAGGCCAAAACAGCCAATTTGGCCCGCATCAAGCAGAACCACGCCAAAATTGGCTGGGAGCTGCTGCTGGATGAAGCCCGCACCGTGGAGCGCAACGGCGAGAAAATTGCCATTCTGGGGGTACAAAACTGGGGAGCCCGCGGCTTTGCCCAGTACGGCAAGCTCGACAAGGCCCACGCCGCCGCCGACCCTACGGCGCCGTTCAAGATTCTGCTCTCCCACGACCCTTCCCACTGGGATGAGCAGGTGCACGGCTACGAAGACATCGACCTGACGCTTTCGGGTCACACCCACGGCATGCAGTTCGGCGTGAACCTGCCGTTTCTGAAGTGGAGCCCCGTGCAATACGCCTACAAGCAGTGGGCTGGCCTGTACCAGCGGGGCCGCCAGTACCTGTACGTGAATGCCGGGCTCGGCTTTATCGGCTACCACGGCCGGGTGGGCTTCCTGCCCGAAATAACCGTGTTTGAGCTGCGCCGGGCCTAG
- a CDS encoding RagB/SusD family nutrient uptake outer membrane protein — MKSSFLTRTGLAGMLLLSMAACEKDPLNQVNPNLPTTESFFQTSDDAVKASTACYAGLQGLGMYRRWLNFAFDLRDDIGFSQSPWGELRDFTRFVQTNYDFEVSNNIWRDHYRTIFRCNQVIDKVPGIQGMDATLQRRIVAEARFLRALSYFNLVSLYGNVPLALQYTTDLAQSTPQGTEATVWAQVISDLQAAQADLPASYSGNDLGRATKGAAVTLLGKAYMQNKRWADAQTQFAQVISSGTYRLSAAYTDNFRHTTENNAESIFEVQFSDEKKGGNDSGGGPDATSSQGGQRSQFWGVPGYGFNDGEVRPWLVNEFLKEPTTTGQRDPRLAATVFYNRRDQGQFPTALPSDADTLAYGVGFLTRYGKDARNRARVYWRKYQTDYYRTFEDFDSPINQRVMRYADVLLLQAEALNEQNQTAAAIQLINQVRQRAGLAPLVASNFTQASLRTQLMHERATELAGEGVRWFDLQRWGLLDTPAGVNELKARDEDFTNFVVGKSRLLPLPQADVDLLRLAQNPGY; from the coding sequence ATGAAATCCTCCTTTCTGACCCGGACGGGCCTGGCCGGCATGCTGCTCCTGAGCATGGCCGCCTGCGAGAAAGACCCCCTGAACCAGGTAAACCCCAACCTGCCCACTACCGAATCGTTCTTCCAGACCAGCGACGACGCCGTGAAAGCCTCCACGGCCTGCTATGCCGGGCTACAAGGCCTGGGCATGTACCGCCGCTGGCTGAACTTTGCCTTTGATCTGCGCGACGACATCGGTTTCAGCCAGAGCCCCTGGGGCGAGCTGCGCGACTTCACCCGCTTCGTGCAGACCAACTACGACTTTGAGGTATCTAACAACATCTGGCGTGACCATTACCGCACCATTTTCCGCTGCAACCAGGTAATTGACAAAGTGCCCGGCATTCAGGGCATGGATGCCACCTTGCAGCGGCGCATTGTGGCCGAGGCCCGCTTCCTGCGCGCCCTGTCTTACTTTAATCTGGTGTCGCTTTACGGCAACGTGCCCCTGGCGCTGCAGTACACCACTGATCTGGCCCAGAGCACGCCCCAGGGCACCGAGGCCACGGTGTGGGCCCAGGTAATCAGCGACCTGCAGGCTGCCCAGGCCGATCTGCCCGCTTCTTACTCCGGCAACGACTTGGGTCGGGCCACCAAGGGCGCCGCTGTAACCCTGCTGGGCAAGGCCTACATGCAAAACAAGCGCTGGGCCGATGCCCAGACCCAGTTTGCCCAGGTCATCAGCTCGGGTACCTACCGGCTTAGCGCCGCCTACACCGACAACTTCCGCCACACCACTGAAAACAACGCCGAGTCGATTTTCGAGGTGCAGTTTTCCGATGAGAAGAAAGGCGGCAACGATTCCGGGGGTGGCCCCGATGCTACCTCCTCGCAGGGTGGCCAACGCTCCCAGTTCTGGGGTGTGCCGGGCTATGGCTTTAACGATGGGGAGGTGCGGCCCTGGCTGGTGAACGAGTTCCTGAAGGAGCCGACCACCACCGGGCAGCGTGACCCGCGCCTGGCTGCTACCGTGTTTTACAACCGCCGCGACCAGGGCCAGTTCCCGACGGCCCTGCCCTCCGACGCCGACACCCTGGCTTATGGCGTAGGCTTCCTGACCCGCTACGGCAAGGACGCCCGCAACCGGGCCCGCGTGTATTGGCGCAAGTACCAGACCGACTACTACCGCACCTTCGAGGATTTCGACTCTCCGATTAACCAGCGGGTGATGCGCTACGCCGATGTGCTGCTGCTGCAGGCCGAAGCCCTGAACGAGCAAAACCAGACTGCTGCTGCCATTCAGCTGATCAACCAGGTACGCCAGCGTGCCGGCCTGGCGCCCCTGGTGGCCAGCAACTTCACCCAGGCCAGCCTGCGTACCCAGCTCATGCACGAGCGCGCCACGGAGCTGGCCGGCGAGGGCGTGCGCTGGTTTGACCTGCAGCGCTGGGGCCTGCTCGATACTCCAGCGGGCGTAAATGAGCTCAAGGCCCGCGACGAGGACTTCACCAACTTCGTGGTGGGTAAGTCGCGCCTGCTGCCCTTGCCCCAGGCCGATGTGGACCTGCTCCGGCTGGCTCAGAACCCGGGCTACTAG
- a CDS encoding DUF1684 domain-containing protein — protein MRINPKLFIALGLLLVLGYSFQDLVFGSSQYNAGIYKARAAKNDSFRRAKDSPLSSEQRQEFDSLRYFAPEKSYRVSAKVERFAQPESVQIPLTDGKADTYLRWGRATFKLADAPQQLVLLLKPDEKDGKLFVPFTDKTNGFTTYGGGRYLDVALPADGEDEVTLDFNEAYNPFCAYGAAFACPLPPQENRLALEVRAGEMAFPETDHTGHNH, from the coding sequence ATGCGCATCAATCCTAAGTTATTCATTGCCCTCGGGCTGCTGCTGGTTTTGGGCTACTCCTTCCAGGACCTCGTGTTTGGCAGCAGCCAGTACAACGCCGGTATCTACAAGGCCCGCGCGGCTAAAAACGACAGTTTCCGCCGGGCCAAAGACTCGCCGCTATCCTCGGAGCAGCGCCAGGAGTTTGACAGCCTGCGCTACTTCGCGCCCGAAAAATCGTACCGCGTCAGCGCCAAGGTAGAGCGGTTCGCTCAGCCCGAATCGGTGCAGATTCCGCTGACCGATGGCAAGGCGGATACCTATCTGCGCTGGGGCCGCGCCACGTTCAAACTGGCCGACGCCCCGCAGCAGCTGGTGCTCCTGCTCAAGCCCGATGAGAAAGACGGGAAGCTCTTCGTGCCCTTCACCGACAAAACCAACGGCTTTACTACCTACGGCGGTGGCCGCTACCTCGATGTAGCCCTGCCCGCCGATGGGGAAGATGAAGTTACCCTCGACTTCAACGAGGCCTATAACCCGTTCTGCGCTTATGGGGCGGCCTTCGCCTGCCCTCTGCCACCCCAGGAAAACCGCCTGGCCCTAGAGGTCCGAGCTGGCGAAATGGCCTTCCCCGAAACCGACCACACCGGCCACAACCACTAA